The region CTGTGGAGAGGGTTTCGGAGCCGTCTACATCAACAACTGCTGCTGTGAGGTTTAGCGTAATGGGATTGTCTTCATTGCCGGATACATTGTCGGCAGCGGCTATAGGGGCATCGGCAACTGCGGCGAATATACCATCAACATTCACGGTGGTGTTTGAAGTGTCGCCATTTTCATCGGTTGAGGTTGCTGTAACGGTTAGACTGACATTGCCGGAAAAGTCCTGAGGCGGAATTAGTTCAAGATTATTGAGCTGATCCGGACTGAGCGACCATGATCCGTCGTTGTTGAGGATGCCGTCTGACAGGCTGAATCCGTCGGGAACATCTGAGATGGTATAGGATATATTTTCTGATCCGTCGGCATCGGTGAGGGTCCCTGCAACGTTGATAGCCATGCCGTTATCTTCTTCGGCACCACTGAGGGATGCAGTCAGCTCCGGTGCATCGGCAACAGCGTCAACTGTTACAGTGAATGGAGCACTGCTTACGGCACTTGACCCGTCCGGTTCCGTGGATGTGGCGGTTATTTCAAGGCTCATCTCACCGGAGAAGTCTCGGGGTGGGGTTATGGTCAGGTCCGCAAGGTCGGCAACGGGCACGGCCCATTCTCCGTTACCCAGCGCGTTACCGCTGGAAAGAGTTGATCCTTCGGGAAGTCCGCTGATGACCACACCGAGAGTTTCGGAGCCGTCAGTATCCACAAGTGATGAGCCTAAGGTTAGCGCAATAGGGCTATCTTCACTCCCGGAAACATCGGCCGCACCAACGGTGGGGGCATCAGCAACAGCTGAGAAGGTGGCACTGAAATTGGTGGAAGTTGTAGCAGTGTCTCCCCCGGTATCTTCTGCGGTGGCGGTCAGGCCCAGCGATACTGTCCCGGAATAGTGTTCTGGTGCGGTAAGCGAAACATCTGCGAGTTGATTAACAGGAATGGACCATTCTCCGTTACCGAGATCAATACCGGCAGATATAGTAAATTCTTCAGGAACTCCGGTAATCACAGTAGAGGTTATGGTTTCTGATCCGTCAATGTCCATTGTGACGGCGGAAAGGTCGAGTGCTATGGAGCTGTCTTCGGTTCCTGACACATCAACTGCTTTTACTTCAGGAGAATCAGCTATTCCGGTAATGGAAACAGGCAGGGTGGTACTGGTGGTGTGCGTGTCGCCGTCAGCTTCAGTGGAAGTGGCGGAAACGGAAAGATTGAATTCTCCACTATAATCTTTGGGGGCGGTGATTGTCAGCCCTGCAAGGTTAGAGGGCGCAAGTGTCCAACTTCCGTCGCCATTGTTAGTTCCGGCATTTAGGGTAAAACCTTCGGGCATGTTGGAAACAGTTATAGATAGGGTTTCCGAAGAGTCTAAATCTGTGAGGGCCGAACTGATATCAAGCGGGATCGAAGTGTTATCTTCTGCGCCAGTGGCATTTTGTACATCCAGTTCAGGAGCATCTGCCACACCACTTACAGATACGGTGAAAGTGTCGGAGGTCGAAGCGGTGCTGCCGTCCGATTCTGTGGCGGTACTGGTGATCTCAAAATCAAAGCTGCCGGAGAAATCAGCCGGAGGAGTTACGGTCAGGTTGCCGAGGTCCGCCGGGTCAACAGACCAGACTCCGTTACCGAGATCTATTCCATGACTCAATGATGCTCCGTTAGGAACGTTACTGATCTGCACGGACAGGCTTTCCGATGAATCGGTTAACTCACTGGACACCTCAATAGAGGTGGGAGTGTCTTCCTGTCCAGAAATATTGTTTGCAGATTGATCCGGAGTATCTGCTACTGGAGTGACATTGGCTTCTAGGACTGTTTCGGTACGGGCGGCGCTGCCGTCATTATCAGTGGCAATGGCTGCTACGTCAAAAGTAATTTCCCCGGAGTAGTTAGAAGGGGGATTGAATTGCAAACCGTCGAGGTCCTCCGGGAGCAGCGTCCATGTACCGTCTGCGTTTCTAGCCCCTGCGGTAAGGCTGGAACCTTCGGGAAGATTAGAAATTTCATAGGTCAGCGCTTCTGAACCATCTGTGTCGATGAGAGCTCCAGTAATGGTAAGATCTGCCGATCTATCCTCATGAGTATCACCAAGGGTCGCTTTCAGTTCCGGGGCATCGGCAACAGCTGTAGCGGAAACAGGCATACTTGAAGTCGTTGTGGCTGTGTTTCCGTTTGCCTCGGTGGCTGTGGCGGTGATGGTCAGATTGAAATTACCGCTGTAATTTTCGGGAGTTGAGAGGGTTAAGCCGTTTAAATCGGCCAGATAAAGTTGCCAATTACCATTGCCGAGGTCCGTACCTGCTGAAAGTGTGACTCCTTCAGGTACGCCGGAAATGGTGATTGAAAGTGATTCTTTTCCGCCATCTGAATCAAGGGATGCAACATTGATATTTAATGCAATGTCTGTGTCTTCGTCGCCTGTTGCTGCTGTGGCGATAATGCTTGGAGTTTGTGCGACCGGGGGAGGCGGAGTTTCATCTTCTGCTGTATCTTCACCAGCTAAGACAGCATCTGTTTCGTCCGGCAGCACTGCTTCTGCGCTGGTGACTTGAGCGGTCGAAGTCTGTACAGGAATTTCGGGATTTTGAGGATTTTCAAGGGCATCAGCAGTCAAGTCTGCGGCACGCACGTCGCCACGTTCGGGACTTGTGTCAGTTGAATCTGCTGCCATTCCGTCCAGTCCGCTCTCGGGTGTAGATGCCACTCCTTGCAATGGTTCATTTTCGACTGTCTGCGACTGGGGATCGCTTTCAATCTCCGATGCCGCCACAGCGTTTTCAACATCACCAGTTAACTGCCCGAGGTTGAGCTCGGCGTTTTCTTCTGCCTGATCTGCAGCAGCTCCAGTACGCCCGGCAACAAGCGCATTGTCATCTTTGCGCCCTCCAAAAGGCTGTTCTGCTTGTCCTTCTTGTGGAGCAGACTGGGAATATTCCTGCGCGTCAAGCTGTCTGGCGTCTCTGGCTGTCTGTTCCGCCTGCTCAGCTGCATTGGTTTCGTGATACTGCTTTAAATAATCAAGCTCTTCCTGTCCGGTTTCGTTTGCTTCGGGATTGTCAGCCATGATATGTCTCCTGCAATCAACGCTCGGTGAAGCTGTCGTGAGCCAATGTGAACACTGGTTTTAGCAAATACTCGAATACGGTTTTTTCCCCGGTGATAATATCTACTTCAGCGGTCATGCCGGGGATCAGAACGTTCTTTGTCGGGTCGCTGCCGAGATATTTTTTCTGCGGAGCCACCTCACCATGATAGTATAATTCGCCTTTTGGTCCGGTGAAAGTCGTCGGACTGATCTTTTCCATAACTCCGTCAATGGTTCCATAACGGGCGTAATCAAATGTATCGATACGGATAGTTACGGGCTGTTCCTGATGAATAAATCCGATCTCACGGGGCGAAATCTGAACTTCAACCATCAGGTCAACATCCACCGGAACAATTTCAGCTAGAATTTCACTGGGATTGACCACTGCTCCTAATGTGGTGAAGGGCAGTGATTTAATAATCCCTGCAGCCGGGGAGTTGATTAGCAGTCTATCCAGACTGGTTTGTCTTTCCGCAAGACGTTGTTTGACTTCTGCCAGTTCGGAAAGGACCTTGGAGCGTGCTTCCTGAGCATCTGCAAACATGTTTCGGCGAACCTTTTTTTGTTTTTCTTCAATTTCCAAAATTTCTTTTTCAGTGACCCGGTGCATACCGTCCAGTTCTTCAAGTTCTTTTTTGAATTCAGATTCGCGTTGCCGGGCATTTTGGTGTTCCAACCATGATGCAACTTTTTTTCTTTGCAGGTTTTTATAAATATTGGATATTTCCTTTGCAGATTTAAGCTGGTCCACTAGAACCGAGCGTGTTTTCTTCACAGCCTCCAAATATTGTTGTTTTTGTTGTAGCTGTTCATTCAAAGCCTGAACTTCTGCATCAAGCTCAGCGCGTTGAGCTAATAATAGCTGTTCTTGCTGTTCCGTGAAAAGTCCATCTTTTTTTTCATATTTATTGAATTGAGGAGCCTTGCCGGAAACAAAAGCTTTCAGTCGTTCTGCTTCCAATTCTAAGAAAATTCTTCTGGAAGCCAACTGCTTAACATCTGTTTCCGTTTTTAGGGGTTCAAAGCGGATAAGTGGTTGCCCCTTAGCAACCATTTGTCCTTCCTTGACTAAAAAATCTACGATCTGTCCCCCCTCAAGGCTTTGTACCAGTATCATGTCACCACGAGGTGCCACCTGGCCTCTTGTACGGGAAACTTCTGGTATTTTGGCTACAAAGGACCAGCCGACAAGGGCAAAAATAAATATTGCCGCTAGCCATGAAACTAGCCGTACTGGTTGTGATTCACGTGTTGGAGTAATGTTTCTTTCCCTGAATAAATCAATTGTAATTTTAGCTTTTTTAGTCATGTTCATCTCCGTCAGTGATTATTGGCCAGAAGTGCTGTTTGTTTTTTCGGGCTTTGGGATAGATCCAAAACTTACAGCCAACCCATGATCAAGCAGAAGTACACGGTCGCATTGTTCCAGTAGAGCTTTATTGTGTGAAGCTATGAGCACTGTGCGTTTTCCGCGATAGTCGTTAAGTGTGTGAATGAAGTTGGATTCTTGTTTTTCTGAATGGAAAATGGGGTCGTCGAAAATAAGGATAGAGGAATCCTTGAGCAGAATTTTTGCGATTGTGATAGCTTGTTGCGTATCATGACCTACCCGTAAGCCCCGTTTAGTGAATATGGGGGTATTCAGCCCTTCAGGAAGTTCGTTTATTAGGTTGGGGACCCCTGCCTTTTTCAAGGCAATTTGCATATCCAAATCCGTTGCGTCAGGCTTGCCTGCAAGTAGATTACTGCGTAGAGTTCCACGAAATGGGCGTTCATCAGAGGACATATAACCAAGCCAAGAGCGCAGGTCTTCCGGCTGAAATTGGCGAATATCACGACCTCCGATCATTATGCTTCCGCCCTGTGGTTGGAGCAGTCCGGTTATAGTTAGTAAGAGTGTTGATTTACCTGATCCGTTTGGTCCAGTTATGCCTATAATCTGGCCTTCCTCCGCATTGAAAGACAACCCAGCTAATGCCGGCTCCCGGTTAGGGCTATGACGGTAAACAACTCTGTTTACGGAAATGGTTTTAGGTAGACCCTTTAGCGGCGAAACAAGTGAGTGTTCAAGATTTTCACCGGAAAGGTCCATAAGTCGGTCAATCTGATTTGCAGAGTGGCGAAGTTGATAATAACGACTAAAAGTGGTGGCAAAGGTCTGGGCTGGGGCGGTTATCCGCCAGATGATCATCATTGCTGCTATTAGAGCACCAGCTGTTATACTGTTGTCGAAAACAAGCTTCACGCCGAAGGCTAATGTTGCCAGCGCAGTTATAGCAGAAATGGATCTGGAGATAATGCGCAGCAATGTAGAAACTATGGTGTATTCCCGGTTGGCTCGTGCTGATTTAGTCATTAATTGTGAGTAGCGTTGTAACCACTGATACTCCATTCCTACACCGATGATGTCTCGGATGTTGGTGACTACATCATGCTGCATGGCAGTGCGGTCAGCATTGAGTTTGGCGGAAATACGCATGGCTCTGTCCTCGGCCATGCTGAGGACGGGAATGAGGAGACCGTAGAAAATGAGTGCACATAACGGTACCACAACGAGGTTACCGCCCAAATAACCGATGGCGATCAAAAATATTACAATGAAGGGTGCGTCAAGTAATGTGGAGGCAAAACTGCCGGTTACGAATTCCCGCAGTCGTTCAAGGTCTCTGAAGCGAAGAATATGCGAATCCGCGCTGGACCGTTGTAGAACCGACAAGGGCAGGCTTAACAGTTTGCTTATGGACTCTGTGCCGGCCAAATAGGCTATACGGCTTCCCGCGTAGGTAAGCATTCGTGAACGGACGTTACGGAAGATGGTATTGAAAAAGACGACCAGCAGAACTCCGCTCCCAAGATAGATAAGCGCGTTTTCTGAATGAGCAGGAATTGCTCGGTCATATACATAACGGATATAGAAAGGCAGGGCCAATGCACACAGATTAGTAAAGAGACTGGAGATTACAGCTGTCAGAATCTGCGGCCAAAGTCCAGAAATAGTCCAATGCAGCCACGATGTTTGCGGTGGGCGTTCGGCTGTATTTGATTCCAGCTCATAGAACATAATTTGTCCGTGTCTGGGGATTTGGTCCTCTGGATTAATTATTGTGGCTTCGCCGTTATTTGCGATATGCAGTGCCGAAGCAGTCAGGACTTTGACGCATCCGGCCGGAAAAACTTCTGTAGTGTAGCCCAGCCGGGATAATACGTTGCGCATTCCTGGTAGGTCTAACTCTCCTTCTCCCTTTGACGGTAAAGACGAAACTAGATCTTTGATTGTGCCTTTCCAGCGTAGATCTGTCAGTACTCCGATTAAAGCAAATAAATATTGGTTTTGTTCAATTTTTGAATTCTGGAGTGCAAAAAATAATTCTCCGGTGATTCCCTCGTCTCCAAGAGCACAGGTTATTTGGCCTCTGGAGGCCATATTCTGGCTTTTTTCCATCGCTGTCATTATTTGCCTCCTGTGTTGCTTGAAATTGTGCATACACTTTCAAGCTCCAAAGTGTCCTTGAATGTATCATGCATTGATACGTCCAAGGGCATCATGATGATAGTCGGTCCATCCATTTCTTTCAGTAACTGGACAATACGCTTTTTGCCTGCAAGGTCGATTCCTTCGTCTGCTTCGTTGAAGATCAGGATTTTCGGTTCATTGACCAACGCCCTGACAATTGCAATACGCTGAATCATTCCCTGTTCAAGAGGGCCACCTATCATGTCTCCTATCTGAGTTCGAAATCCGTTCGGCAGAGCATGGATAAAGGTTGCTAACCCGATGCGTTCAGCGAGTTCGATGGCCAATGCTTCTTTTTTGGTCTGGAAAAGTGAGATGTTTTCAAGGATTGATCCCCGGAAGAGTTGGCTGTGCCTTGATATGAAAGCAACCTTGCTGCGGTATGCGGGACGGGAATAATTATTCAGTAGATGTCCTCCTACTAATAGATTTCCTCTTTCAGGTGCTGTCGTTCCTATCAGCAACCCCCAAAACAAAGGTAAGATATCGTCTCCGGCTTTGCGCAGCATTACTTTCTTGCCACTCTCCATATACATGGTAAATGAGTATTTTTTGTCGCCTCGTGAAACAATGACTTTATCCATAATTATAGAGCCATCTTCAAGAGGGGCTTCGCTGTCGGGAGTAAATATATTGTCGTCTTTAAGATCCCAAATATCTTTGATGCGTTTCTGGATAACTATGATTTTTTGGACCTGTGTCCAATGAACCATAAGTGATATTATGGGGCCGAGGCTGCGTCCAGCAAGGATAGTACATGCAGCCAATCCTCCGGTCGTAAGATAGCCTTTGATTACAAAGACTGCGCCGACGGCAACAGTGGCGATAGTAGTTGTTTTTCCTGTAAGAGCAATGAAATCAGCTAACGCATTACTGGTTCGGTCTAGTTTCAGCCTATGTTTTAATACCTCTTGAGTCTTACCCCTGAATGTCCTGAGTACCATCCGTTCGTCACCGATAGATTTTGCGGAGACGAGCGAATTGAATATATTGGTGGCAAAGTTAATACGGTCATCTTCAAGGTCGTTTGCCTTGAGGGAAGCTGAGCGCAGCATTCGCCCGGAAAGCAGTATGGTAAGGGCAGCAATTAAGAAAAGTGTAAGAGGAACAAAAACTAGGCCCCTGCCGATATACCAAATTGCACCCAAAAAAAGCATAGAGAACGGAAGATCACATATGACTAGAAAAGTTTGACCTGAATAGTGATCGCGTAAGCTGGTTATGTCATTCAGACGCTGCTTAATGATCCCAGTTCCAAGGCTCATAACCGATGACAAGTCACTTTTAAATATTTTAATCAAAGCCTGCATGGAAAAATCATATTCGTATTTTTCTGCGAAAACTGACAGGGTGAAAATTCGTAAATGACGTAGAGCAGCTTCAATAAATATGGCCAGCAGGGCTCCACCGAAAAGGA is a window of Maridesulfovibrio sp. DNA encoding:
- a CDS encoding ABC transporter transmembrane domain-containing protein; the encoded protein is MATTARQKTHSVTPLKAGRRLDILLLSSVINILNLAIPIVLLQIYDRILPNKSSSTAMVLFGGALLAIFIEAALRHLRIFTLSVFAEKYEYDFSMQALIKIFKSDLSSVMSLGTGIIKQRLNDITSLRDHYSGQTFLVICDLPFSMLFLGAIWYIGRGLVFVPLTLFLIAALTILLSGRMLRSASLKANDLEDDRINFATNIFNSLVSAKSIGDERMVLRTFRGKTQEVLKHRLKLDRTSNALADFIALTGKTTTIATVAVGAVFVIKGYLTTGGLAACTILAGRSLGPIISLMVHWTQVQKIIVIQKRIKDIWDLKDDNIFTPDSEAPLEDGSIIMDKVIVSRGDKKYSFTMYMESGKKVMLRKAGDDILPLFWGLLIGTTAPERGNLLVGGHLLNNYSRPAYRSKVAFISRHSQLFRGSILENISLFQTKKEALAIELAERIGLATFIHALPNGFRTQIGDMIGGPLEQGMIQRIAIVRALVNEPKILIFNEADEGIDLAGKKRIVQLLKEMDGPTIIMMPLDVSMHDTFKDTLELESVCTISSNTGGK
- a CDS encoding HlyD family type I secretion periplasmic adaptor subunit, translated to MTKKAKITIDLFRERNITPTRESQPVRLVSWLAAIFIFALVGWSFVAKIPEVSRTRGQVAPRGDMILVQSLEGGQIVDFLVKEGQMVAKGQPLIRFEPLKTETDVKQLASRRIFLELEAERLKAFVSGKAPQFNKYEKKDGLFTEQQEQLLLAQRAELDAEVQALNEQLQQKQQYLEAVKKTRSVLVDQLKSAKEISNIYKNLQRKKVASWLEHQNARQRESEFKKELEELDGMHRVTEKEILEIEEKQKKVRRNMFADAQEARSKVLSELAEVKQRLAERQTSLDRLLINSPAAGIIKSLPFTTLGAVVNPSEILAEIVPVDVDLMVEVQISPREIGFIHQEQPVTIRIDTFDYARYGTIDGVMEKISPTTFTGPKGELYYHGEVAPQKKYLGSDPTKNVLIPGMTAEVDIITGEKTVFEYLLKPVFTLAHDSFTER
- a CDS encoding ABC transporter transmembrane domain-containing protein; translated protein: MTAMEKSQNMASRGQITCALGDEGITGELFFALQNSKIEQNQYLFALIGVLTDLRWKGTIKDLVSSLPSKGEGELDLPGMRNVLSRLGYTTEVFPAGCVKVLTASALHIANNGEATIINPEDQIPRHGQIMFYELESNTAERPPQTSWLHWTISGLWPQILTAVISSLFTNLCALALPFYIRYVYDRAIPAHSENALIYLGSGVLLVVFFNTIFRNVRSRMLTYAGSRIAYLAGTESISKLLSLPLSVLQRSSADSHILRFRDLERLREFVTGSFASTLLDAPFIVIFLIAIGYLGGNLVVVPLCALIFYGLLIPVLSMAEDRAMRISAKLNADRTAMQHDVVTNIRDIIGVGMEYQWLQRYSQLMTKSARANREYTIVSTLLRIISRSISAITALATLAFGVKLVFDNSITAGALIAAMMIIWRITAPAQTFATTFSRYYQLRHSANQIDRLMDLSGENLEHSLVSPLKGLPKTISVNRVVYRHSPNREPALAGLSFNAEEGQIIGITGPNGSGKSTLLLTITGLLQPQGGSIMIGGRDIRQFQPEDLRSWLGYMSSDERPFRGTLRSNLLAGKPDATDLDMQIALKKAGVPNLINELPEGLNTPIFTKRGLRVGHDTQQAITIAKILLKDSSILIFDDPIFHSEKQESNFIHTLNDYRGKRTVLIASHNKALLEQCDRVLLLDHGLAVSFGSIPKPEKTNSTSGQ